GCACCGACGCCTTCGTCGACCGCGGCGCCGGCCTCGAGGTCGCCGTCGTCGGTGCCGGCGCCGTGGGCGCGACGGCCGCTTACGACCTCGCCCGCGAGGGCGCCGAGGTCACGCTCTACGAGAAGGGACAGGTCGCCAGCGGCTCGAGCGGCCGCGCCGCTGGCGTCTGTTACAACGCGTTCGCCGACAGCCTCGACGCCGAAATTGGCTCGGCGGCGATCGAGCGCTTCCGGTCGCTCTCGAGCGACGACACCTTCCCCTTCGTGGAGTGTCCGTACGTCTGGCTCGCCCGCGAGGGCGACGAGCGGCGAGCGGCACACATCCAGGAGGGGATCGACGCGATGCAGTCTCGAGGGGTGGTGGCCCTGGAGGTCGACTCCAACGAACTCGCCGAGCGGTTCCCGCACTTACGAACGGACGACGTCGCCGTCGCCGGCATCGCCGGGGCCGCGGGCTACACCGATCCCGCACGGTACACGGCCTGCCTCGCCGCCGCGGCCAGCGGTGCCGGTGCGACCGTCGAGACGAATGCGCCGGTCGAGGTTCGCGTCGACCCGCCGCGCGTGGTTCCCGAGGGGAGTGGTACGGAACGCGAGTTCGACGCCGTCCTGGTCGCCGCCGGCGGGCACACGAAGGCCGTCCTGGAGGCGGCGGGCCTCCCCATCGCAATGAAACCCTACCGCGTCCAGGCGATGACGGCGACGGGGACGCTTCCGGAGCCGATGTGTTACGACGCGACGGACGGCTTCTACGCCCGCCCGCATTCGGACGGACTCCTCGCGGGCAACGGCACCGAGGAACGCGAGATCGACCCCGGCGACTACGAGCGGGAAGCGAACCCCGGATTCGCCGAGAAGTTGTGCGAGCGCGTCGCCCACCGGTTTCCCGAGGCCGAACTCGGCGAAGCGGAGGTCACCCGTGCCTGGGCCGGCGTCTGCACCGCGACGCCCGACGGGGACCCGCTCGTGGGCGAACGCCACGACGGCCTGTACGTGGCGACGGGGTTCCAGGGCCACGGCTTCATGCGTGCGCCGGCCATCGGCGCCAGAGTTGCAGACGAGATCCTTGGCGGCGAAGGAATCGATGCGTTCGACCCCACCCGATTTTCGGGAACCGAATCGTTCGACATCGTCGAGGGAATGGCCATCCAGGACGAGCCACGGTAGCAGGTGTCCGGTCACGCTCTCCGTTCACGCTTCGATCGCGAGGGCGAGCGATTCGCGTCGCTCGAGACTCGAGACCGGTCGATTGCACTAGCAAGAGACATTCGAGAGCGCGAGCACGAACGAGAGCGAGAGAACGGCCGCTGGCGGCCGGGTCAGTCGTCGACGACGACTTGCTCGGCGCCCGGCTTGAGATCCGACGGCGCCATGGTGTCGGGATTCCCCTCGAGCAGGTCGTCTTCGGCGACCGCCGGGGCTTCGTCGGTCCCGTCGTTGTCGATAGAGCCCTCCTTCGGAATCGTGATCTGCAGAGTCCCGACGTCGGTGAGCGTCGCAGTGCCGGCATCGGGGTTGACGAGCGCGTCGTCGGGCAGCGTCGTTTCGCCGTCGAGGGTCATCCCACGACCAGGAAATCGCATCTCGAAGCCGTCGTGATAGGATCGATAGCGCTCGACTCGTACCTTGACGGTCCCGTCGATGTACCGGACCTGCAGGTCTCCGAGTTCGGCGCCGGCAGCGTCGAAGACGACGAGATACGAATCCTCGCTCTCGAGGACGTCGACGGGTAGCGAACGGTGCTCCTGGACGTGGCTGCGTGCGCGACCGACCTGTCGGTAAAGCGTGTCGCCGACGGTTTCGCGCAGCGATCTGAGACTCACTTGTTGTCACCTCGCGGGGAGTGGGATGGGCGGCCTGTACTGGTGGGAGGGCTCCCCTGTATACCGATACCACGTCCACCTTGTTATTCTTTTTGGATCTTCTAAATAAACGTCAGACGCTGTTCGACGCGTTGACGTGACCAGCGACTCTGAGAGGGATTATACTTCGATCTCCTCGAGACAGTCGGTTCCTCCACAGACCGGACACGAGAGGTCGCTCACGCCGTGGTCCTCCGGGACGTCGTAGGTGTAATGATTCTCGAACATGTCGAGAAAGCAGTCCTCGTCCGTGCACGCTATCTCCTTCGTCGGTGGCATACGCCACGGTAGCGCGGGCAGCGGTATCAAAGCACGGTTCGCGGCACCGAAGTCGAGGGGAGGGGGCAGCGCCGTGGCGGGACGATTACGGTCGTCGAGACGATAACGGATACGAGGCCGATCACGAACGCAGAAGCGATCACGGTCGCCGCAGCCGAACGCGACTCACGGACAGTCACGGTTTTACGCCTCGGGGCGCTACCTCGAGCCATGACCGACCCCGAAACGCTCGCGGTGACCATCGTCGACGGCTACGTCGACGAACCGGCTCACTTCGGGGTCCCGCCGTACGTGTCGACGTACCCGCGCTACACGGCCGGGGCGCTCGTCGACGCCGGCGTTCCGCCCGAGCGCATCACCTACCACACGATCGACGGCCTGCGCGAGATTCCCGACCGCTGGCGAGACGTCGACGAGGCCGACCTGCTGATCTACCTCGGCGGAATGACCGTCCCCGGCAAGTACGTCGGCGGGACGCCCGCCGAACCCGACGAGGTCCGGAAGCTGGCCTGGACGGCCGGCGGTACGAGCCTGATGGGCGGCCCCGTTAAGTTCGGCGTCGGCGACACCAACGAGGGGGCAACCGAGACCGAGCGTCAGGACCTGGACTTCGACTTCGTGGCCAAAGGCGACGTCGAGGCCGCCGTCTACGACCTCCTCGAGAGCGGCCTCGAGGGGTTCAACAACCGGATGCGCGACGTCCCGGAAGCCACGCGGTGGGCCCGGAAAGGGGCGTTCATCGTCGAACAGCACCCGAACCATCCCGACTACCTCATCTGCGAACTAGAGACATCGCGGGGCTGTGCCTACCGGTGTTCGTTCTGCACGGAACCGCTGTACGGCAACCCCTCGTTCCGGCCGCCCGAGTCCGTGATCGACGAGGTCGACGCACTCTCCGACTACGGCGTGAAGCACTTCCGACTCGGCCGCCAGGCTGACATCCTCGCTTACGGCGGCGACGGGGAAGCTCCGAACCCCGACGCCCTCCGGGAGCTCTACGGCGGCATCCGCGAGGTGGCCCCGGACCTCGAGACCCTCCACCTCGACAACATGAACCCGATCACCATCGCGAACTGGCCCGAGGCCTCGAGGGAGGGGATCCGGATCATCGCCGAGCACAACACGCCCGGCGACACGGCCGCGTTCGGCCTCGAGTCCGCGGACCCGGTGGTCCAGGAGGCGAACAACCTCAACGTCACTGCCGAGGAGTGTCTCGAGGCGGTTCGCATCGTCAACGAGGAAGGCGGCTGGCGACCCGGCGAGCAGCCGGGGAGCGGTCCCTCGCTGCCGGCCGACTTCGACGTCGAGCCGCCCCGCCTCCCGAAACTCCTCCCCGGCATCAACCTGCTCCACGGCCTGCTCGAGGAACGCGAGGAGACCTACGAGCACAACCTCGAGTTCCTCAGACGGGTCTACGACGAGGGGCTGCTGCTCCGGCGCGTGAACATCAGGCAGGTGATGGCGTTCGACGGCACCGAGATGTCCGACACGGGGGCTTCGATCGCCCGGGAGCACAAGAAGCTGTTCAAGCACTACAAGCGTGAGGTCCGCGAGACCGTCGACAACCCGATGCTCGACCGCGTCGCGCCGACCGGTACCGTGCTGTCGGACGTCCACCTCGAGTACCACCAGGACGGCCATACGTTCGGTCGCCAGCTCGGAACCTATCCCCTCCTGGTCGGGGTTCCCGGCGAACGCCCGCTGGGTTCGACGATCGACGTGGCCGTCGTCGATCACGGCTACCGATCGGTCACGGGCGTCCCGTACCCGCTCGACCTCAACGCGGCGTCGATGGACGAACTGACGGCGATCCCCGGCGTCGGCGACCGCACCGCGGGCGACATCATCGTCGATCGACCGCACGAATCGATGCCCGACCTCGAGTCGGCGGTCGACGTCTCGGTGTTCGCGACCCTCTCTCAGCCCTCGGCGATGGACTGACGGTCGGCCCGAATCGGGGGGCATTTCGGGCCGGTCGAGTCCGTAATTGGGCAATATCGGTCGGTAGTACTATTACACATGCGATGCAGACTGAAATCGAGGGTCTACCTGTGGAAATATCTGAAAAACTCCTGTGTCTGTTTAGCACAGAAGTGTCGGAAGAGGACGACCGCTACGTCATCGAAATACCGCGTCAGGAAATCGAAACGGGGGACGTCGAACCCGGGGAGGTGTTCCGTGTCGCGCTCATCTCGCGCGAACGTGCGGCCTCGAGCGTCGACACCGACGCTGGAACCGCGAGCGGCGCGAGCGGGACCGGAACCGAAGCCACCGGCTCGGGAACGGCGTCGTCGCGGACGACATCGCCGTCGGAACCGCAACCGCCGGTCGACGTCGGCGAAACCCGCTACGTCGAGATCGAAGACATCGGCAAGCAAGGTGACGGGATCGCTCGCGTCGAACGCGGGTACGTCATCATCGTCCCCGGTGCAGACGTTGGTGACCGCGTGAAGATCGAGGTCAGCGAAGTCAAGTCGAATTTCGCCGTCGGCGAGATTATCGAAGAGACTTTCTGACCGCTTTTGTCGAGATCCCGCCCCTGTAGTTTCCGGCGGCGACTAGCTATCGGCTATCAGTACCAGCTATCGGCTATCAGCCATCAGTTATCAAAGATCGGTTACCAACTACCAGCTATCAGTCAATAGAAATCGACACCTATCGACGAGCGATTGCCGAGGACCTGCCGTCGACGGATTGCACCCGGCACCGAGCGACGCACGTCCTACCACGGGTCCGGTTACTCGTCCTCGAGTCGGCTCCCGTCCGGCCGCTTCGCCCCTTCCGAATCGTGAACGACGACCGCCTGGTCGGCGGCCCTGGCCCCGGCCCCAGCCCCGGCCGCAGGCACGTAGTTCTCGACGACCGCAATCGCCTCCTCGAGTTCGCGAACGGCCCGCGTTTTCAGCGCACGAGCGAGATCCTCGGCCTCACCCCTGGAAATTTCACGACCGAGCCCCTCGCACTCGTGGGCGCGGACGACACCGGCCTCGTCGACGACGTCGCCCATCGGTTGGCTGGTTCCCGAGAGCGCACCGTCGGATTCCCCCGACGAGCCCTCGCTCGCTTCGCCTGTGAGGACGACGCTGAACGGGTAGGTTCGACAGATCAACGGGCGATCCTCGTGAACGGTACAGGCGCCGACGCCGCCGTCTTCGGTGTAGAACGTGCAGTCCCCGCAGTCGTCGGTCTGGAGCGCCCACTCGAAGGTTTCGCCTTCGAGTCCGTTCGGGCCCTCGGTGAGGCCGTAGGGCATCGGGCGGGCGACGTCGCGCCAGTCGTAGCTGGTGCCTTCGCTCGAGTCGTCGCTGTTATCGTCGCTCGAGGCGTCTCGGGACACGTCGTCCGCCTCGCCCACTGCCTTATCGCCCGCCTCGCCCACTGCCTCATCGCCCGCCTCGCTCGCTCCGCCGAGCTCGCGCACCTCGTCAGGAAACACCGTCGCGGTGTGCTCGTCCTTCCCGTGCCCCCGGCAGCACGCGCCACAGCGGGTGCACTCGAAACCGATGGACTCGATAGCCGTCGCCAGGTCGTCGACCGACAGCGCACGGGCGCGTTCGAGTTCGTCCTCGAGCGACGCCGACGGTGATTCGGTGCTCACGGATACGTGTCGTCGATGGCGCCAGCGGGGGATAAGTCACTCGTCACGGGCGCGCCCGCTTCTTTCCCCTCCTCCACCAGCCCCGTTCGCCACACCGGCCCGCATCCCCTCCCAGGTCACCGCCCCCTCGACGGCGAGTTTCTCGAGGTGGGCCTCGACCGTCGCGCGAGCGAGATCCTGGACACCGTCGAGCGGTTTGTCGTAGGCCGCCTCGAGAATCACGTCGACAGTCCGAGCGCCTCCATCGACGGCCGCGAGGACGCGTCGCTCGCGCTGTTTCCGGTGTTCCAGGAGGTCCGCCAGTCGTTCGCGCGGGTTCGCTACGGGAGGACCGTGTCCTGGATAGAGTCGCGATGGGGCTCGAGCGTAGAGCCGTCGAAGCGTACTCAGATACGCGCGCATATCGCCCTCGGGGGCGCCGACGGCGACGCTCCCCTCGGCGACGGCGCAGTCGCCGACTATTACCGCCCCCGTTTCCCGCTCGACGAACGCGAGATGGTCCGGGGCGTGGCCGGGGGCGTCGAGAACCTCGAGGGCGCCGCCGCCGAGCGCGAGGACGTCTCCTGGCGAGAGGGTCGCGTCCGCTCGAACGCCCGTCGCGTCCTCGAATCGAGACTCGCGTCCGTAGCGCGCCC
This region of Natronosalvus halobius genomic DNA includes:
- a CDS encoding NAD(P)/FAD-dependent oxidoreductase, which encodes MSGNGLDATDDGGGHPTDPELAVGTDAFVDRGAGLEVAVVGAGAVGATAAYDLAREGAEVTLYEKGQVASGSSGRAAGVCYNAFADSLDAEIGSAAIERFRSLSSDDTFPFVECPYVWLAREGDERRAAHIQEGIDAMQSRGVVALEVDSNELAERFPHLRTDDVAVAGIAGAAGYTDPARYTACLAAAASGAGATVETNAPVEVRVDPPRVVPEGSGTEREFDAVLVAAGGHTKAVLEAAGLPIAMKPYRVQAMTATGTLPEPMCYDATDGFYARPHSDGLLAGNGTEEREIDPGDYEREANPGFAEKLCERVAHRFPEAELGEAEVTRAWAGVCTATPDGDPLVGERHDGLYVATGFQGHGFMRAPAIGARVADEILGGEGIDAFDPTRFSGTESFDIVEGMAIQDEPR
- a CDS encoding Hsp20/alpha crystallin family protein; the protein is MSLRSLRETVGDTLYRQVGRARSHVQEHRSLPVDVLESEDSYLVVFDAAGAELGDLQVRYIDGTVKVRVERYRSYHDGFEMRFPGRGMTLDGETTLPDDALVNPDAGTATLTDVGTLQITIPKEGSIDNDGTDEAPAVAEDDLLEGNPDTMAPSDLKPGAEQVVVDD
- a CDS encoding DUF7559 family protein, with protein sequence MPPTKEIACTDEDCFLDMFENHYTYDVPEDHGVSDLSCPVCGGTDCLEEIEV
- a CDS encoding radical SAM protein; amino-acid sequence: MTDPETLAVTIVDGYVDEPAHFGVPPYVSTYPRYTAGALVDAGVPPERITYHTIDGLREIPDRWRDVDEADLLIYLGGMTVPGKYVGGTPAEPDEVRKLAWTAGGTSLMGGPVKFGVGDTNEGATETERQDLDFDFVAKGDVEAAVYDLLESGLEGFNNRMRDVPEATRWARKGAFIVEQHPNHPDYLICELETSRGCAYRCSFCTEPLYGNPSFRPPESVIDEVDALSDYGVKHFRLGRQADILAYGGDGEAPNPDALRELYGGIREVAPDLETLHLDNMNPITIANWPEASREGIRIIAEHNTPGDTAAFGLESADPVVQEANNLNVTAEECLEAVRIVNEEGGWRPGEQPGSGPSLPADFDVEPPRLPKLLPGINLLHGLLEEREETYEHNLEFLRRVYDEGLLLRRVNIRQVMAFDGTEMSDTGASIAREHKKLFKHYKREVRETVDNPMLDRVAPTGTVLSDVHLEYHQDGHTFGRQLGTYPLLVGVPGERPLGSTIDVAVVDHGYRSVTGVPYPLDLNAASMDELTAIPGVGDRTAGDIIVDRPHESMPDLESAVDVSVFATLSQPSAMD
- a CDS encoding TRAM domain-containing protein, with the translated sequence MEISEKLLCLFSTEVSEEDDRYVIEIPRQEIETGDVEPGEVFRVALISRERAASSVDTDAGTASGASGTGTEATGSGTASSRTTSPSEPQPPVDVGETRYVEIEDIGKQGDGIARVERGYVIIVPGADVGDRVKIEVSEVKSNFAVGEIIEETF
- a CDS encoding YkgJ family cysteine cluster protein, which codes for MSTESPSASLEDELERARALSVDDLATAIESIGFECTRCGACCRGHGKDEHTATVFPDEVRELGGASEAGDEAVGEAGDKAVGEADDVSRDASSDDNSDDSSEGTSYDWRDVARPMPYGLTEGPNGLEGETFEWALQTDDCGDCTFYTEDGGVGACTVHEDRPLICRTYPFSVVLTGEASEGSSGESDGALSGTSQPMGDVVDEAGVVRAHECEGLGREISRGEAEDLARALKTRAVRELEEAIAVVENYVPAAGAGAGARAADQAVVVHDSEGAKRPDGSRLEDE
- a CDS encoding MBL fold metallo-hydrolase, coding for MTITRHQIPVSTRAPGGHTNTYVVGEDPAILVDPAGRTPDLDRTVRERGVDHVLVTHTHPDHVGAVSSYAADVEATVWARYGRESRFEDATGVRADATLSPGDVLALGGGALEVLDAPGHAPDHLAFVERETGAVIVGDCAVAEGSVAVGAPEGDMRAYLSTLRRLYARAPSRLYPGHGPPVANPRERLADLLEHRKQRERRVLAAVDGGARTVDVILEAAYDKPLDGVQDLARATVEAHLEKLAVEGAVTWEGMRAGVANGAGGGGERSGRARDE